A single region of the Yersinia entomophaga genome encodes:
- a CDS encoding SLC13 family permease: MTGSISLRTGLNTLFKPFLRDRLLHILLLVGIGLSLWMPEKIHAFPDYIDWTTIITLLGLMLLTKGVEVSGYFDFIGRKIINKLHTERHMALFLVLSAALLSSFLTNDVALFIVVPLILTLKKMSSLPVSRLIIFSAIAVNAGSLLTPIGNPQNILLWSQSELSFLTFTQQMLPLAAAMLMTLFGLTWLFFPARQISKRRDTPEYPYQSGLLLSCLVLYILFVVSVDLGWGLYGLMAVSIGLLLLARRVLFYIDWSLIFVFMAMFIDIRLLTELPALQSLFGGISTLPPSGIYLLGIGSSQIISNVPATILLLNYVPSSALLAYAVNIGGFGLAIGSMANLIALRMAKEPSIWLKFHAFSLPLLLWGALVGWVLL; this comes from the coding sequence ATGACTGGATCAATTTCTCTGCGTACCGGCCTGAATACTTTATTTAAACCTTTTTTACGCGATCGTCTGCTGCATATTTTACTGCTGGTGGGGATTGGACTGAGTCTCTGGATGCCAGAGAAAATTCACGCTTTCCCTGATTATATCGATTGGACCACCATCATTACCTTGCTGGGACTTATGCTGTTGACCAAGGGCGTAGAGGTGAGCGGTTATTTTGATTTTATTGGCCGTAAGATAATTAATAAACTCCACACTGAACGGCATATGGCGCTGTTTTTGGTATTATCAGCGGCTTTGCTTTCCTCATTTCTCACCAATGATGTCGCTCTGTTTATCGTGGTGCCGCTGATTCTGACCTTAAAAAAAATGTCATCGCTGCCGGTTAGTCGGTTAATTATTTTTTCAGCCATTGCGGTCAATGCTGGTTCGTTGCTGACGCCGATTGGAAATCCACAAAATATCCTGCTGTGGAGTCAATCTGAGCTGTCATTTTTAACCTTTACGCAGCAAATGCTGCCTTTAGCTGCGGCAATGTTAATGACGTTATTTGGGCTGACTTGGCTGTTTTTCCCCGCTCGTCAAATCAGTAAGCGTCGTGATACTCCAGAATATCCGTATCAATCGGGTTTATTACTGAGTTGTCTGGTGCTGTATATTTTGTTTGTGGTTAGCGTCGATTTAGGCTGGGGTCTTTATGGGTTAATGGCGGTATCAATCGGGCTATTACTGCTGGCCAGACGGGTATTGTTTTATATCGACTGGAGCCTGATTTTTGTGTTTATGGCCATGTTTATCGATATTCGACTATTGACGGAATTACCGGCGCTGCAAAGCCTGTTTGGTGGTATCAGTACATTGCCACCATCGGGTATTTATCTGCTTGGAATCGGTTCTTCGCAGATCATAAGCAATGTGCCCGCGACGATCCTGTTATTAAATTACGTGCCTTCCAGTGCTTTGCTGGCTTATGCGGTCAATATTGGCGGCTTCGGATTAGCAATTGGTTCCATGGCAAATCTTATTGCCTTAAGAATGGCCAAAGAGCCTAGTATCTGGCTGAAGTTTCACGCATTTTCACTGCCGTTATTACTATGGGGAGCGCTGGTGGGCTGGGTGTTGCTGTAG
- the agp gene encoding bifunctional glucose-1-phosphatase/inositol phosphatase: MIKVKTAASLTLLALLLPAAEVALAQDRGNNVRSEQNGYQLEQVLVMSRHGIRAPLVNYGDILSSATPFQWPKWETPGGLLTPKGAEVEAIFGGYFREWLVQNKLLTAQGCPGDGKVFTYANSLPRTIDTAQHFLFGAFPGCNVPVHHQKDIGKMDPVFNPIITLDVTPEFKAQALASINQHAGPGGIAGLNQRLQPNYQILSRILDFKNSPSCLQDKKCDWSEQPNVISLVQNKEPGMTGPLKLGTGASDAFMLQYYEGFPLKDVAWGRIASPEEWKQLQEIKNRYHETLFGSPAIADNAAEKLVNFIHAALDPVGEKTPNEQLAQQAKLAVLVGHDSNIASLLAAIKTKDYQLPNQYEKTPISGKVVFERWKDTKNNKDLMKIEYIYLSTEQIRNKTPLSLQAPPERVTLEIEGCPIDAQGFCSMDDFRQAMKENTHI; the protein is encoded by the coding sequence ATGATAAAAGTGAAAACCGCCGCATCGTTAACTTTGCTTGCCCTGTTATTACCTGCTGCAGAAGTGGCCTTAGCGCAGGATCGGGGCAATAATGTTCGGTCTGAACAAAACGGTTATCAGTTGGAGCAGGTATTGGTAATGAGCCGCCACGGTATTCGTGCGCCGTTGGTTAACTATGGTGATATTTTGTCTAGCGCGACGCCATTTCAATGGCCGAAATGGGAAACGCCCGGAGGATTGTTAACGCCAAAAGGCGCGGAAGTTGAGGCTATTTTCGGCGGTTACTTCCGCGAGTGGCTGGTGCAAAATAAATTACTGACAGCGCAGGGTTGCCCAGGAGACGGCAAGGTATTTACCTACGCCAATAGTTTGCCACGTACTATAGATACGGCTCAGCATTTCCTATTTGGGGCTTTTCCCGGCTGTAATGTACCGGTGCATCACCAAAAAGACATTGGCAAAATGGATCCGGTATTTAATCCCATAATTACCTTGGATGTGACGCCCGAATTTAAAGCTCAGGCATTAGCATCAATTAATCAGCACGCTGGCCCCGGTGGTATAGCAGGACTCAATCAGCGTTTGCAGCCAAATTATCAAATACTGTCGCGGATATTGGATTTTAAAAACTCGCCGTCCTGTTTGCAGGATAAAAAATGTGATTGGAGCGAGCAACCCAACGTAATTTCACTGGTGCAAAACAAGGAACCGGGAATGACCGGGCCGTTGAAGTTGGGTACCGGCGCGTCTGACGCCTTTATGCTGCAATACTATGAGGGTTTCCCGCTAAAAGACGTGGCTTGGGGGCGAATTGCTTCGCCGGAAGAGTGGAAGCAATTGCAGGAAATAAAAAATCGATATCATGAAACCTTATTTGGTTCACCGGCAATAGCGGATAACGCCGCCGAGAAACTGGTTAATTTTATTCATGCTGCTTTAGATCCGGTGGGAGAGAAAACGCCAAATGAGCAACTGGCGCAGCAAGCTAAATTAGCGGTGCTAGTAGGGCATGATTCTAATATTGCCTCTTTGCTAGCCGCCATAAAAACCAAAGACTATCAATTACCTAATCAGTATGAGAAAACGCCGATCAGCGGAAAAGTAGTATTTGAACGCTGGAAAGACACAAAAAATAATAAAGATCTGATGAAGATTGAATATATCTATCTTTCAACCGAACAGATTCGCAATAAAACGCCGCTGAGTTTGCAAGCGCCGCCTGAGCGCGTCACGTTGGAAATTGAAGGCTGCCCAATTGATGCCCAAGGTTTTTGCTCTATGGACGATTTCCGACAGGCAATGAAGGAAAATACTCATATCTAA
- a CDS encoding aspartate/glutamate racemase family protein, translated as MKTLGLIGGMSWESTIPYYRMINQYVKQHLGGLHSAKIVLYSVDFHEVEQMQSSGDWQAAARLLANAAVALKKAGAETIVVCTNTMHKVADEIEAASGLPLLHIADATAAQIKQQGLKKIGLLGTRYTMEQDFYRGRLTERHNIEVVVPDDADREIVNRIIYQELCLGEINETSRAEYRRIITKLEQQGAKGIILGCTEITLLVNAEDASVPVFDTTAIHAQTAAKYALS; from the coding sequence ATGAAAACTCTTGGTCTGATCGGGGGAATGAGTTGGGAATCCACTATTCCTTATTACCGGATGATTAATCAATATGTTAAGCAACATCTAGGTGGTCTTCATTCGGCAAAAATCGTGCTTTATAGCGTAGATTTTCATGAAGTTGAGCAAATGCAATCATCTGGCGATTGGCAGGCAGCGGCTCGCCTGCTGGCTAATGCTGCAGTGGCTTTAAAAAAAGCCGGTGCCGAAACTATCGTGGTATGTACCAATACCATGCACAAAGTGGCAGATGAGATTGAGGCGGCCAGCGGCTTGCCGTTATTGCACATTGCCGACGCTACTGCGGCGCAGATTAAGCAACAGGGGTTGAAAAAAATTGGGTTACTGGGTACCCGCTATACGATGGAACAGGATTTTTACCGTGGGCGCTTAACCGAAAGGCATAATATCGAGGTCGTGGTGCCTGACGATGCGGATCGGGAAATCGTCAATCGGATTATTTATCAGGAACTTTGTTTAGGTGAAATCAACGAAACATCCAGAGCAGAATACCGCCGGATTATTACCAAACTGGAACAACAAGGCGCCAAGGGTATTATTTTGGGCTGTACTGAGATCACTCTGCTGGTAAACGCTGAAGATGCCTCAGTACCGGTATTTGATACCACCGCCATTCATGCTCAAACCGCCGCTAAATATGCGTTAAGCTAA
- the lpxO gene encoding lipid A hydroxylase LpxO, protein MKYLFLLIFILCVLYIHYRGRARYPFWRQLSDHSTFVAPLNVFMYLFSKVPNTPYLKPETFPELQQLQANWQKIREEGESLMAIQQIKASDKYNDAGFNSFFKTGWKRFYLKWYEDNHPSAMSLCPFTTELLRGLPSVKAAMFAELPDGSRLPRHRDPYAGSLRYHLGLITPNDDRCFIEVDGEPYSWRDGEGVLFDETYLHFAENKSGKNRLILFCDIERPMRYRWAQRVNHWFGRNLMSAATAPNSDEDRTGGVNRLFKYIYAIRKVGKRLKAWNRRVYYLIKWVLFGGIAGLIFFSL, encoded by the coding sequence ATGAAATATCTGTTTTTATTGATATTTATACTTTGCGTGCTTTACATTCATTACCGCGGACGAGCTCGCTATCCTTTTTGGCGACAGCTTTCTGATCACTCCACCTTTGTGGCACCGCTCAATGTGTTTATGTACCTTTTTTCTAAAGTACCGAACACGCCATATTTAAAACCCGAAACCTTTCCCGAATTACAGCAGTTACAGGCCAACTGGCAAAAGATTCGCGAAGAAGGTGAATCCTTGATGGCGATACAGCAGATTAAGGCTTCGGATAAATATAATGATGCCGGTTTTAACTCGTTCTTTAAAACCGGCTGGAAACGTTTTTATTTAAAATGGTATGAGGATAATCATCCTTCGGCGATGAGTCTGTGTCCGTTTACGACGGAACTACTGCGTGGATTACCTTCGGTGAAAGCAGCCATGTTTGCGGAATTACCTGATGGCAGCCGTTTGCCTCGCCACCGCGATCCCTATGCTGGTTCTTTGCGCTATCACCTTGGTTTGATTACGCCCAACGACGACCGCTGTTTTATTGAAGTGGACGGCGAACCCTATAGCTGGCGGGATGGGGAAGGGGTATTGTTCGACGAAACCTATCTGCATTTTGCCGAGAATAAAAGCGGCAAGAACCGGCTGATTTTATTTTGTGATATAGAGCGGCCGATGCGTTATCGCTGGGCGCAGCGGGTTAATCATTGGTTTGGTCGGAATTTAATGAGTGCGGCAACCGCGCCAAACAGTGATGAAGATCGTACTGGTGGGGTGAATCGGTTATTTAAATATATTTACGCGATACGTAAAGTGGGTAAACGATTAAAAGCCTGGAATCGACGAGTTTACTATCTGATTAAATGGGTATTATTTGGTGGTATCGCAGGATTGATTTTCTTCTCTTTATAA